Proteins encoded in a region of the Triticum dicoccoides isolate Atlit2015 ecotype Zavitan chromosome 3A, WEW_v2.0, whole genome shotgun sequence genome:
- the LOC119267682 gene encoding uncharacterized protein LOC119267682 yields MGDPAPPAWMAAAARKWLEDAGAIAEDGAGDGRRAFNALPLFGVRVSLAERGRAVCSLRVPARLTDADGNWHAGAIAAAVDDVCAAAIMSVEGIIKVSVHYDISYFAPAKHHEEVEMDGRVVDRKGRMTAVTTEVRKKESGALVAIGRQWMTTSRPKGYQGSKL; encoded by the exons ATGGGCGACCCGGCGCCGCCCGCGTGGATGGCCGCCGCGGCCCGCAAGTGGCTCGAGGACGCCGGCGCCATCGCGGAGGACGGCGCCGGCGACGGCCGCAGGGCTTTTAACGCGCTGCCGCTGTTCGGCGTGCGCGTGTCCCTTGCCGAGCGCGGCCGCGCCGTCTGCTCGCTCCGCGTGCCCGCCCGCCTCACG GACGCGGACGGGAACTGGCACGCGGGGGCTATCGCGGCGGCGGTGGACGACGTGTGCGCGGCGGCGATCATGTCGGTGGAGGGCATCATCAAGGTCTCCGTCCACTACGACATCTCCTACTTCGCGCCGGCCAAGCACCAT gaggaagtggagatgGACGGGAGGGTGGTCGACCGGAAAGGGAGGATGACGGCGGTGACCACGGAGGTCCGGAAGAAGGAGTCCGGCGCGCTGGTGGCGATCGGCCGGCAGTGGATGACCACCTCCAGACCAAAGGGATATCAAGGGAGCAAGCTATGA
- the LOC119267681 gene encoding acyl-coenzyme A thioesterase 13-like encodes MDDGAAEAEALRLRLAAVARKWLEDPRADYAGKITDAASQKGHALNSLVLAGARISLSEHGRVVCSFHVPPPLTDSDGTWHAGALAAAADNMCSAVVFTVVGAPTSTVHYGLSYFSPVACNEEVQLDGRVVGRKGKLTAAVVRVRKMGSGELVAIGRQWMTPAWPTKSNKSRSKL; translated from the exons atggacgACGGGGCGGCGGAGGCCGAAGCGCTGCGGCTCCGTCTGGCCGCCGTCGCCAGGAAGTGGCTGGAGGACCCGCGCGCGGACTACGCCGGCAAAATCACCGACGCGGCCAGCCAAAAGGGGCACGCGCTCAACTCGCTGGTGCTGGCCGGCGCACGCATCTCCCTCTCCGAGCACGGCCGCGTCGTGTGCTCGTTCCACGTGCCGCCGCCGCTCACC GACTCTGACGGGACGTGGCACGCgggggcgctggcggcggcggcggacaacaTGTGCTCGGCGGTGGTCTTCACGGTGGTGGGCGCGCCCACGTCCACCGTCCACTACGGCCTGTCCTACTTCTCGCCCGTCGCGTGCAAC GAGGAGGTTCAGTTGGACGGGCGGGTGGTGGGCCGGAAAGGGAAGCTCACGGCCGCCGTGGTGCGGGTGCGGAAGATGGGATCCGGCGAGCTGGTGGCGATAGGGAGGCAGTGGATGACCCCTGCCTGGCCAACGAAGAGCAACAAAAGTAGGAGCAAGCTCTGA